The proteins below come from a single Eucalyptus grandis isolate ANBG69807.140 chromosome 3, ASM1654582v1, whole genome shotgun sequence genomic window:
- the LOC120291662 gene encoding protein SRG1-like gives MEEKEEGVNLNWTLPVSSVQELVRQRQPDAVPPKYLRDDIVMASHHRELSQGLPRINMGKLMDTPSRSTELCNLHSACRQWGLFLLVNLGVLDEGMRMMKENVQGFFDLPHHEKQKSAQKPGSLEGYGQAFVTSHDQKLQWNDTIFPQMPSCSCKKSRSVAKKSPGILVIRIALEKYSEDMRKLAAEVVKYIGMALGIHEGELDLLTKSFGEGKYEVKMNCYPACPELERAIGLLPHADISGITLLTECGNIPGLQVLRKDNCWVMVPPIPGGIVVNLGQIMEVYSNGTYRAPDHRAVVNKEKERVSIATFCYPSPSLPVGPSPQLLAATGLPPIYQTLSNSENSVVLLKPQA, from the exons atggaggagaaggaggaaggggTGAACTTGAACTGGACGCTGCCGGTGTCGAGTGTGCAAGAGCTGGTGAGGCAGCGACAACCGGATGCTGTGCCCCCCAAGTACCTCCGCGACGACATAGTAATGGCTAGTCACCATCGAGAGTTGTCGCAGGGCTTGCCTCGCATCAATATGGGGAAGCTGATGGATACTCCTTCTCGATCCACCGAGCTCTGCAACCTTCACTCTGCCTGTCGTCAATGGGGTCTTTTCCTG TTAGTGAACCTTGGAGTGTTGGATGAagggatgaggatgatgaaggaGAACGTGCAAGGGTTCTTCGATCTGCCCCACCACGAGAAGCAAAAGTCAGCCCAGAAACCCGGAAGTCTCGAAGGTTACGGGCAAGCTTTCGTCACCTCTCACGACCAGAAGCTGCAGTGGAACGACACGATCTTTCCTCAAATGCCATCCTGCTCATGCAAGAAATCTCGATCTGTGGCCAAAAAATCCCCCGGAATTCTGGTCATTCG GATAGCACTGGAGAAATACAGCGAAGATATGAGGAAGCTGGCAGCGGAAGTAGTGAAGTATATTGGAATGGCGTTGGGGATTCATGAAGGCGAATTGGATCTGTTGACGAAAAGTTTCGGAGAAGGGAAATACGAGGTCAAGATGAATTGCTACCCAGCATGCCCAGAACTTGAGAGAGCAATAGGCCTGTTGCCACATGCCGACATCTCGGGGATCACCCTGTTGACGGAGTGCGGCAACATCCCTGGCCTTCAGGTCCTTAGAAAGGACAACTGCTGGGTCATGGTTCCACCCATTCCCGGTGGCATCGTCGTGAATTTAGGTCAAATCATGGAGGTTTATAGCAATGGCACGTACAGAGCGCCGGATCACAGAGCAGTGGTGaacaaagagaaggagagggtgTCCATAGCAACCTTTTGCTATCCCAGCCCGTCTCTTCCGGTCGGACCTTCTCCACAGCTCCTCGCAGCCACCGGACTCCCCCCTATCTACCAAACCCTCTCGAACTCGGAGAATTCTGTAGTGCTTCTTAAGCCACAAGCTTGA